The Terriglobia bacterium genome has a segment encoding these proteins:
- a CDS encoding class I SAM-dependent methyltransferase, with protein sequence MIAERPSSRPEAHPACPICATPGAAIYALVPDRLFGIAAGSFHLHQCRACGCIFQHPLPEPAALASFYPEEYWWSEDQGSKLSGALSRMERAYREFVAMDHVRFLERCAAGARGRSLLDIGCGSGTFLHLARRRGFLCHGMDVSARAVAAAREQYDLLVRQGDIGGDAWDGNSFDFITMFHVLEHLHDPRHALTCAGRLLKPGGSLILQVPNASSFQARLLGARWYGLDVPRHLINFTPEALTILLGQAGFSCQLVSRFSLRDNPASLASSLATRLDPIGRRGRGKHKSSIVEGALELCYFGLVLLALPPALIESLCGHGGTIWVHARSQKINAERAENDESVL encoded by the coding sequence GTGATCGCAGAGCGGCCTTCCAGCAGACCTGAGGCTCATCCCGCATGCCCGATCTGCGCCACACCGGGCGCCGCGATCTACGCTCTCGTCCCCGACCGGTTGTTCGGCATAGCCGCCGGGAGTTTCCACCTGCACCAGTGCCGGGCCTGCGGTTGCATATTCCAGCACCCTCTTCCTGAACCTGCCGCCCTTGCTTCATTCTATCCCGAGGAATATTGGTGGTCGGAAGATCAGGGGTCGAAGCTATCCGGGGCCCTCAGCCGCATGGAACGTGCCTATCGCGAGTTCGTGGCCATGGATCACGTGCGGTTTTTGGAGCGCTGCGCGGCCGGAGCCCGCGGCCGGTCGCTGCTCGACATCGGATGCGGCAGCGGAACCTTTCTCCACCTTGCGCGCCGTCGAGGATTTCTTTGCCACGGGATGGATGTGTCGGCGCGCGCGGTCGCCGCGGCGCGTGAGCAATACGATCTGCTGGTGCGACAGGGGGACATCGGCGGAGATGCCTGGGATGGGAACAGTTTCGACTTCATTACCATGTTCCACGTGCTGGAGCATCTCCATGATCCACGGCATGCCCTCACTTGCGCAGGCCGGCTGCTTAAACCGGGCGGAAGCCTGATCCTGCAGGTGCCGAACGCATCGTCCTTTCAGGCGCGCTTGCTCGGCGCGCGCTGGTACGGACTCGATGTACCGCGCCACCTGATCAATTTCACGCCCGAGGCGCTCACCATTCTTCTAGGTCAGGCAGGATTTTCCTGTCAGCTGGTCTCGCGTTTTTCGCTCCGGGACAATCCGGCTTCCCTGGCATCAAGCCTCGCCACGAGGCTGGATCCGATCGGGCGCAGGGGGCGCGGGAAGCACAAGAGCTCGATTGTTGAGGGGGCGCTCGAGCTCTGCTATTTCGGGCTCGTGCTGCTGGCGCTGCCGCCCGCGCTGATCGAAAGCCTGTGCGGGCACGGAGGAACGATCTGGGTTCACGCGCGCAGCCAAAAAATCAACGCGGAGCGCGCAGAAAACGACGAGAGTGTGCTGTGA
- a CDS encoding glycosyltransferase family 2 protein, which yields MYRDRRITIVIPCLNEEEGIVQVLSRMPSFVDEVIVVDNDSTDRTAEMARRLGARVIHEKIRGYGRAYKTGLMQAQGDIIVTLDGDHSYPVDAISYLLEVFLHSEVRFLSASRFPLKNRRAMSLKHWVGNKLLSMLLSILFFRWVRDSQSGMWVFERESLREMDLRSDGMAFSEEIKIEAIRKRRIGFKEIYVDYSNRMGEIKLQPWRDGYRNLVFLIRKRFTRSRTPSALREARTAKQG from the coding sequence GTGTATAGGGACCGCCGCATCACAATTGTCATTCCATGCCTCAATGAAGAAGAGGGGATCGTGCAGGTGCTCTCGCGCATGCCCTCTTTCGTCGACGAGGTCATCGTCGTCGACAACGATTCGACCGACCGTACGGCGGAGATGGCGCGCCGCTTGGGTGCCCGCGTCATTCATGAGAAGATCCGGGGGTACGGTCGGGCTTACAAGACCGGCCTGATGCAAGCCCAGGGGGATATCATCGTCACTCTCGACGGCGACCACTCCTACCCCGTGGATGCAATATCCTATCTGCTCGAAGTCTTCCTCCACTCCGAGGTCCGTTTTCTCTCCGCCTCGCGCTTCCCGCTGAAAAACAGGCGCGCCATGTCCCTGAAGCATTGGGTCGGGAACAAACTCCTGAGCATGCTCCTGTCCATCCTTTTTTTCCGCTGGGTTCGGGATTCACAATCGGGGATGTGGGTTTTTGAGCGGGAGAGCTTGCGGGAAATGGATCTGCGGAGTGACGGCATGGCCTTCAGCGAGGAGATCAAGATTGAGGCGATCCGCAAGCGCAGGATCGGTTTCAAGGAAATCTACGTCGATTATTCCAACCGGATGGGGGAAATCAAGCTCCAGCCCTGGCGGGACGGCTATCGCAACCTCGTTTTTCTGATCCGGAAACGCTTCACACGCAGCCGCACCCCTTCCGCCCTGCGCGAAGCCAGGACGGCGAAGCAGGGGTGA
- a CDS encoding peptidylprolyl isomerase: protein MIQQLTVLIVLFLAFPPLTGSVEKGRQDAKGAPATQGAIADPVVVKVLGESITEKQVLDTINQLMIQLANKQQATEQQLQQKNTLFYRDALDTLIGTILLKNEAKEKNLVADKAKVEETLRSMKGQFQNETQFQQALQTQGLKEADLRNSIETNILCQQVLDLVAQDIPAPTDAAIQKFYDENSQSFQEPEQMRAANLFLKVDKNATPEQKAEIRKKLEAIRADIENHKITFAEAAIKESDDKTTGPKGGDLGFFKRGAMLKPLEDAAFATRPGTLTPILETDIGYQLINVIELKPAGKIPLEAAKPKIKDFLARQGRQEATKKHLADLKTKAKIDTIMSDEEWNKRHAVK, encoded by the coding sequence ATGATCCAACAATTGACGGTCCTGATCGTCTTGTTCCTGGCGTTTCCACCATTGACAGGGTCGGTGGAAAAAGGCCGTCAGGATGCCAAAGGTGCTCCTGCAACACAAGGCGCCATTGCCGATCCGGTCGTCGTCAAAGTACTCGGCGAGTCCATTACCGAAAAGCAGGTTCTGGATACTATCAATCAACTCATGATCCAGCTGGCAAACAAGCAGCAGGCCACCGAACAGCAGCTGCAGCAGAAGAACACTCTATTTTACAGGGACGCCCTCGACACCTTGATCGGGACCATCTTGTTGAAGAATGAAGCCAAAGAGAAAAACCTCGTCGCCGACAAAGCCAAAGTCGAAGAGACCTTGCGGTCGATGAAGGGACAGTTCCAGAACGAAACCCAGTTTCAACAGGCGCTGCAGACGCAGGGTCTCAAAGAGGCGGATCTGCGCAACTCGATTGAAACCAATATTTTATGTCAGCAGGTGCTCGACCTTGTGGCTCAAGATATTCCCGCTCCCACGGATGCCGCGATCCAGAAGTTTTACGATGAAAATTCCCAATCCTTCCAGGAGCCGGAGCAGATGCGCGCCGCGAACCTGTTTTTGAAAGTGGATAAAAACGCCACCCCCGAGCAGAAGGCTGAGATCCGGAAGAAACTCGAGGCTATCCGGGCAGACATAGAGAACCACAAGATCACATTTGCCGAAGCTGCCATCAAGGAATCCGATGACAAGACGACTGGTCCGAAAGGCGGCGATCTCGGTTTTTTCAAACGCGGGGCTATGCTCAAGCCCCTCGAGGATGCGGCGTTTGCGACCAGGCCGGGGACCCTCACGCCGATCTTAGAGACTGATATCGGCTACCAACTGATCAACGTGATCGAACTCAAACCGGCGGGAAAAATCCCTCTGGAAGCGGCCAAGCCGAAAATCAAGGACTTCCTCGCACGCCAAGGCAGGCAGGAGGCCACCAAAAAACACCTCGCCGATCTCAAGACGAAAGCCAAGATTGACACGATAATGTCGGACGAGGAGTGGAACAAGCGCCATGCCGTCAAATGA